In the Micromonospora narathiwatensis genome, one interval contains:
- a CDS encoding ROK family protein, producing the protein MTTVWQCQGVTTASTTGAVRQGSLRELNLAVVLRRIAAADHPPSRAALAAGTGLTRATVSAVVDDLIAGRLVAEAAPTPRTGAGRPARGLVLATDGPAGLGLEVNVDYLAACVVDLSGAVRHHLVRRADLRPVSPAAALDRLARLAAEARAAAVRDGLTLAGTALAVPGLVGDGGLVRLAPNLGWRDVDVPGLLGGHPLAEPVDGIPPLVVDNEANLAALGELHAGPPGPASFLHISGEIGIGAGIVLDGALYRGARGWSGEIGHLPVHPEGRPCRCGGQGCLERYAGQEAILAAAGLAGAELPADTAATRLADLAGAGDPAALAALADAGTALGVAVAGVVNLLDLDTVVLGGGYAPLAPWLCPPVVAEVSRRVLTAAWAPVTVRPAALGARSAAVGGAASVMRRIIDRPVGWLARAA; encoded by the coding sequence ATGACCACGGTGTGGCAGTGTCAAGGGGTGACCACCGCCAGCACCACCGGCGCGGTCCGGCAGGGCAGCCTCCGCGAACTCAACCTCGCGGTGGTGCTCCGGCGGATCGCCGCCGCCGACCACCCGCCCTCCCGGGCCGCGCTCGCCGCCGGGACCGGGCTGACCCGGGCCACCGTCTCCGCCGTCGTCGACGACCTGATCGCCGGCCGGCTGGTCGCCGAGGCGGCACCCACGCCGCGTACCGGGGCCGGGCGGCCGGCCCGGGGTCTGGTGCTGGCCACCGACGGCCCGGCCGGGCTCGGGCTGGAGGTCAACGTCGACTACCTGGCGGCCTGCGTGGTCGACCTGAGCGGCGCGGTCCGCCACCACCTGGTACGCCGCGCCGACCTGCGCCCGGTCTCCCCCGCCGCCGCCCTGGACCGGCTGGCCCGGCTCGCCGCCGAGGCCCGCGCGGCGGCCGTACGCGACGGGCTGACCCTGGCCGGCACGGCGCTCGCCGTGCCGGGCCTGGTCGGCGACGGCGGCCTGGTCCGGCTCGCCCCCAACCTGGGCTGGCGGGACGTGGACGTCCCCGGGCTGCTCGGTGGGCACCCGCTCGCCGAGCCGGTCGACGGGATCCCGCCGCTGGTGGTCGACAACGAGGCCAACCTGGCCGCCCTCGGCGAACTGCACGCCGGTCCCCCGGGGCCCGCCAGTTTCCTGCACATCTCCGGCGAGATCGGCATCGGCGCCGGAATCGTGCTCGACGGGGCGCTGTACCGGGGTGCCCGCGGCTGGAGCGGCGAGATCGGTCACCTCCCGGTGCACCCCGAGGGGCGGCCCTGCCGCTGCGGCGGCCAGGGCTGCCTGGAGCGGTACGCGGGCCAGGAGGCCATCCTGGCCGCCGCCGGGCTGGCCGGCGCGGAACTGCCCGCCGACACTGCCGCGACCCGGCTGGCCGACCTCGCCGGGGCCGGCGACCCGGCCGCCCTGGCCGCCCTGGCGGACGCCGGCACCGCCCTCGGGGTGGCCGTGGCGGGCGTGGTGAACCTGCTGGACCTGGACACGGTGGTGCTCGGCGGCGGATACGCCCCGCTCGCCCCGTGGCTCTGCCCACCGGTGGTCGCCGAGGTCTCCCGGCGGGTGCTCACCGCGGCGTGGGCGCCGGTCACGGTACGCCCGGCGGCCCTCGGCGCACGGTCCGCCGCGGTCGGCGGCGCCGCCTCGGTGATGCGCCGGATCATCGACCGGCCGGTCGGCTGGCTGGCCAGAGCAGCGTGA
- a CDS encoding MarR family winged helix-turn-helix transcriptional regulator: MAAALDEAAGTLLAVWEAARERTTSRLSGAQLRAVMVVEQYDGINLRRLATLTDMLLSSASRLCDRLVAAGMLEREPGRYDRREISLHLTPEATRLLTELRADRRHRLDRILTGMSAEGRTALLHGMREFDEVARRGEAAAAAGWPVLQSAGERADHPLAEPGEASHPGQPGEPPVARTA; the protein is encoded by the coding sequence ATGGCCGCCGCGTTGGACGAGGCGGCCGGAACTCTCCTGGCAGTCTGGGAGGCGGCCCGGGAGCGGACGACGAGTCGGCTTTCCGGCGCACAGCTGCGTGCGGTCATGGTCGTGGAGCAGTACGACGGAATCAACCTTCGCCGCCTCGCCACGCTGACGGACATGCTGCTCTCCTCGGCCAGCCGGCTCTGCGACCGGCTGGTGGCCGCCGGCATGCTGGAGCGGGAGCCGGGCCGGTACGACCGGCGGGAGATCTCGCTGCACCTCACCCCGGAGGCGACCCGGCTCCTCACCGAGCTGCGCGCCGACCGCCGGCACCGGCTGGACCGGATCCTGACCGGGATGAGCGCGGAGGGGCGTACGGCGCTGCTGCACGGGATGCGTGAGTTCGACGAGGTCGCGCGGCGCGGTGAGGCCGCCGCCGCGGCGGGCTGGCCGGTGCTCCAGTCCGCGGGCGAGCGGGCCGATCACCCGCTGGCCGAGCCGGGGGAGGCGTCGCACCCGGGGCAGCCCGGCGAGCCGCCGGTGGCCCGTACCGCCTGA
- a CDS encoding PP2C family protein-serine/threonine phosphatase: MSGPEDQARRILTEAPADLLLDRLAAELERSYGITGTELYQVDYRLAVLLPLGGGEPVNAPGHPAWRCFDHQDPIVSDAAVWFPVGMRGERRGVLRLAPPPADQGVLRELAAIATVLGHELAAVTASTDVYLTARRTRRLTLAAEMQWELLPGRSRIRPSFSLAGQLEPAYAVRGDSFDWSDDGNRLWLSVVNGSGEGVAASMLTSLATHALRNARRAELGLADQAALADQAVYALHRGEQHLSALILELNLADGTMTVVDAGSPRLVRLRDGEVTEQVLEKQFPLGMFEGTDYQEQRFQLRRDDRLFVVSDGVIDAVGNQIRYGETALDRFLRRTGPMEPLDAVRSLIGDLRAFVAGDLVDDAVVVCLDWHGPQP, from the coding sequence ATGAGCGGTCCGGAGGACCAGGCGCGCCGGATCCTCACCGAGGCCCCGGCGGATCTGCTGCTGGACCGGCTCGCCGCCGAGCTGGAGCGGTCGTACGGGATCACCGGCACCGAGCTCTACCAGGTCGACTACCGGCTGGCCGTGCTGCTGCCGCTGGGCGGCGGCGAGCCGGTCAACGCCCCCGGCCACCCGGCCTGGCGCTGCTTCGACCACCAGGACCCGATCGTGTCGGACGCCGCCGTCTGGTTCCCCGTCGGGATGCGGGGCGAGCGGCGCGGCGTGCTCCGACTCGCGCCGCCGCCGGCCGACCAGGGCGTCCTCCGGGAGCTGGCCGCGATCGCCACCGTACTCGGCCACGAGCTGGCCGCGGTGACCGCCAGCACGGACGTCTACCTCACCGCCCGGCGTACCCGGCGACTGACGTTGGCCGCCGAGATGCAGTGGGAGCTGCTGCCCGGCCGCAGCCGGATCCGCCCGTCGTTCAGCCTGGCCGGCCAGTTGGAGCCGGCGTACGCGGTGCGCGGGGACAGCTTCGACTGGTCCGACGACGGCAACCGACTCTGGCTCTCGGTGGTCAACGGCTCGGGCGAGGGGGTGGCCGCGTCCATGCTCACCTCGCTGGCCACCCACGCGCTGCGCAACGCCCGCCGCGCCGAGCTGGGGCTCGCCGACCAGGCCGCCCTGGCCGACCAGGCGGTGTACGCGCTGCACCGGGGCGAGCAGCACCTCTCCGCGCTCATCCTGGAGCTGAACCTGGCGGACGGGACGATGACCGTGGTCGACGCGGGCTCGCCCCGGCTGGTGCGGCTGCGCGACGGCGAGGTGACCGAGCAGGTGTTGGAGAAGCAGTTCCCGCTCGGCATGTTCGAGGGGACGGACTACCAGGAGCAGCGGTTCCAGCTCCGGCGCGACGACCGGCTCTTCGTGGTCAGCGACGGGGTCATCGACGCCGTGGGCAACCAGATCCGGTACGGCGAGACGGCGCTGGACCGCTTCCTGCGGCGTACCGGGCCGATGGAGCCGCTGGACGCGGTGCGGTCGCTGATCGGCGACCTGCGGGCCTTCGTCGCCGGTGACCTGGTCGACGACGCGGTGGTGGTCTGCCTGGACTGGCACGGCCCCCAGCCCTGA
- a CDS encoding sugar transferase, translated as MTSATLLTPGSTATRPGGDRPGPTTRAAERAYVQVLVVLDTAVLAVAILVGYVARFGDEQPSGSEIPYVVVAPALLLIWLVSLRAMRCYDDRVLGYGADEYRRVSAASLRLAGAIAIVGYIAEFGVSRGFLAISFAVGTVGLEVARFAARKRLHRARDRGAGWSRKVLVVGDTAHVLELVHTLRREPYAGYQVVGACIPDALLAPVPQRLGDVPVVGSFRGIPEAATAIGADTVAVTASGELTATRLRRLGWQLEGTGIDLVVAPALTDVAGPRIHTRPVAGLPLIHVEAPEFRGGRKLVKGLVDRSMSLLALLLLLPLLVVIALAVKLNSRGPVLFRQVRVGQGGKEFGVFKFRTMVVNADALLAELAARNETDGLMFKMRDDPRVTRVGKLLRKWSLDELPQLANVLLGQMSLVGPRPPLPSEVARYDGDVARRLLVKPGMTGLWQVSGRSDLSWEDGIRLDLYYVENWSLAADLAILWKTFGAVLRSRGAY; from the coding sequence GTGACCTCGGCGACGCTGTTGACTCCCGGGAGTACGGCGACGCGGCCGGGCGGCGACCGCCCCGGCCCGACGACGCGTGCTGCCGAGCGGGCCTATGTCCAGGTCCTGGTGGTGCTGGACACCGCCGTGCTGGCGGTCGCCATCCTGGTCGGGTACGTCGCCCGCTTCGGCGACGAGCAGCCGAGCGGCTCCGAGATCCCGTACGTGGTGGTGGCGCCCGCGCTGCTGCTCATCTGGCTGGTCTCGCTGCGGGCGATGCGCTGCTACGACGACCGGGTCCTCGGCTACGGCGCCGACGAGTACCGACGGGTCAGCGCGGCGAGCCTGCGACTGGCCGGCGCCATCGCGATCGTCGGGTACATCGCCGAGTTCGGGGTCTCCCGGGGCTTCCTGGCCATCTCCTTCGCCGTCGGCACGGTGGGCCTGGAGGTGGCCCGGTTCGCCGCCCGTAAGCGGCTGCACCGCGCCCGCGACCGGGGCGCCGGGTGGTCCCGCAAGGTGTTGGTGGTCGGCGACACCGCGCACGTCCTGGAGCTGGTGCACACCCTGCGCCGCGAGCCGTACGCCGGTTACCAGGTGGTCGGCGCCTGCATCCCCGACGCGCTGCTCGCCCCGGTGCCCCAGCGGCTCGGCGACGTGCCGGTGGTCGGCTCGTTCCGGGGCATCCCGGAGGCGGCCACCGCGATCGGCGCGGACACCGTGGCGGTCACCGCCTCCGGTGAGCTGACCGCGACCCGGCTGCGCCGGCTCGGCTGGCAGTTGGAGGGCACGGGGATCGACCTGGTCGTGGCCCCCGCGTTGACCGACGTCGCCGGCCCGCGCATCCACACCCGCCCGGTCGCCGGCCTGCCGCTGATCCATGTCGAGGCACCCGAGTTCCGGGGCGGGCGGAAGCTGGTCAAGGGCCTGGTCGACCGCTCGATGTCGCTGCTGGCGCTGCTCCTGCTGCTGCCCCTGCTGGTGGTGATCGCGCTCGCCGTCAAGCTGAACAGCCGGGGGCCGGTGCTGTTCCGCCAGGTCCGGGTCGGCCAGGGCGGCAAGGAGTTCGGCGTCTTCAAGTTCCGCACCATGGTCGTCAACGCCGACGCCCTGCTGGCCGAGCTGGCCGCGCGCAACGAGACCGACGGCCTGATGTTCAAGATGCGCGACGACCCCCGGGTGACCCGGGTCGGCAAGCTGCTGCGCAAGTGGTCCCTGGACGAGCTGCCCCAGCTCGCCAACGTGCTGCTCGGGCAGATGAGCCTGGTCGGTCCCCGCCCGCCGCTCCCCTCCGAGGTGGCCCGGTACGACGGTGACGTGGCCCGCCGCCTGCTGGTGAAGCCCGGCATGACGGGCCTCTGGCAGGTCAGCGGCCGGTCCGACCTGAGCTGGGAGGACGGCATCCGGCTCGACCTCTACTACGTGGAGAACTGGTCGCTCGCCGCCGATCTGGCCATCCTCTGGAAGACCTTCGGCGCGGTGCTGCGCAGCCGCGGCGCGTACTGA
- a CDS encoding substrate-binding domain-containing protein, which translates to MRSSLRGAGAVAAATALVVVVAGSWYGYRQLAGPSCSGRIQLAVAAASEIAPAVKAAADQWVKDGAAVGDTCIAVNVTAAESVDVAAAVASKHGATLAGVGQASGTAVTPDIWVPDSSTWLVRLKSGGATAFAPATGTSIARSPVVVAMPEPVAARIGWPEKKLTWTDLLAQVNSSKALRAGIVEPTQDAAGLSGLLSLSAAASSTGAAGSPQAQEAMIGALRALATNRSSLRQDLLARFPRSSDPTAIANGLGAAALSEEDVIAYNGTKPPIPLAALYLEPSPMPLDYPFAVLPGIEPAKASAAKVLFDVLKTPSFRNRLAAQALRGPDGNGGDGFQAPRGAPSPANGDSSAPPTGQGGAADLDPSAIQKATTTWSVATQSGRMLCVIDVSGSMKQKVATANGATRAQVTVAAANQGLELFDDSWSIGLWTFSTNLNGSQDYREVVPIKPLSGNRNALRQGLASVKPSNGNTGLYDTMLAAYRKVQEDWEPGKVNSIVLFTDGKNDDDNGISQKELLTQLKKLRDPEQPIQVIIIGIGNDVSQAELEPITAITGGRPFVTADPTKIGEIFLQAIALRPPAPR; encoded by the coding sequence ATGCGTTCAAGCCTTCGAGGGGCAGGTGCCGTCGCGGCGGCCACCGCGCTCGTCGTCGTCGTAGCCGGCTCCTGGTACGGCTACCGGCAGTTGGCGGGACCGTCCTGCTCCGGCCGGATCCAGCTGGCCGTCGCGGCCGCGTCCGAGATCGCCCCCGCCGTCAAGGCGGCGGCCGACCAGTGGGTGAAGGACGGGGCGGCGGTTGGTGACACGTGCATCGCCGTGAACGTCACGGCCGCCGAGTCGGTCGACGTGGCCGCCGCGGTGGCGAGCAAGCACGGCGCCACGCTGGCCGGTGTCGGGCAGGCCAGCGGCACGGCGGTGACGCCGGACATCTGGGTGCCGGACTCCTCCACCTGGCTGGTGCGGCTCAAGTCCGGCGGCGCCACCGCCTTCGCCCCGGCCACCGGCACCTCGATCGCCCGCAGCCCGGTGGTGGTCGCCATGCCCGAACCGGTGGCCGCCCGGATCGGCTGGCCGGAGAAGAAACTGACCTGGACCGACCTGCTGGCCCAGGTCAACAGCAGCAAGGCGCTGCGCGCCGGCATCGTCGAGCCGACCCAGGACGCGGCCGGTCTCTCCGGGCTGCTCTCGCTGTCCGCCGCGGCCAGCTCCACCGGTGCCGCCGGGTCGCCCCAGGCGCAGGAGGCGATGATCGGGGCGCTGCGGGCGCTGGCCACCAACCGGTCCTCGTTGCGGCAGGACCTGCTCGCCCGTTTCCCGCGCTCGTCCGACCCGACGGCGATCGCCAACGGGCTGGGTGCCGCCGCGCTGTCCGAAGAGGACGTCATCGCGTACAACGGCACGAAGCCGCCGATCCCGCTGGCCGCGCTCTACCTGGAACCGTCGCCGATGCCGCTGGACTACCCGTTCGCGGTGCTGCCCGGCATCGAGCCGGCCAAGGCGTCGGCCGCGAAGGTGCTTTTCGATGTGCTGAAGACCCCGAGCTTCCGCAACCGGTTGGCCGCGCAGGCGCTGCGCGGGCCGGACGGCAACGGGGGCGACGGATTCCAGGCGCCCCGGGGCGCGCCGAGCCCGGCGAACGGCGACAGCTCCGCTCCGCCGACCGGCCAGGGCGGTGCCGCCGACCTGGACCCGAGCGCCATCCAGAAGGCCACCACCACCTGGTCGGTCGCCACCCAGTCGGGCCGGATGCTCTGCGTCATCGACGTCTCCGGCTCGATGAAGCAGAAGGTGGCGACCGCCAACGGCGCCACCCGGGCGCAGGTCACCGTCGCGGCGGCGAACCAGGGCCTCGAACTCTTCGACGACTCCTGGTCGATCGGGCTGTGGACCTTCTCCACCAACCTGAACGGGTCGCAGGACTACCGGGAGGTCGTACCGATCAAGCCGCTGTCCGGCAACCGCAACGCGTTGCGGCAGGGCCTGGCCTCGGTCAAGCCGTCGAACGGCAACACCGGCCTCTACGACACCATGCTCGCCGCATACCGGAAGGTCCAGGAGGACTGGGAACCGGGTAAGGTCAACTCGATCGTGCTCTTCACCGACGGTAAGAACGACGACGACAACGGCATCTCCCAGAAGGAACTGCTCACCCAGCTCAAGAAGCTGCGCGACCCGGAGCAGCCGATTCAGGTGATCATCATTGGTATCGGGAACGACGTCAGCCAGGCGGAGCTTGAGCCGATCACGGCGATCACCGGCGGCCGGCCGTTCGTCACCGCCGATCCGACCAAGATCGGGGAGATCTTCCTGCAGGCCATCGCACTGCGACCGCCGGCGCCTCGCTGA